acgtgtgcgtgtacgtgtgcgtgtgtgtgtattatgtgtataaatgtagagCATCAGAAGACGATCGGAAAGTATATCaatcgaaatatataaatataaagcagaaccagaaatgaATTTAGTAATATTAAGTTAGTGATATCAGATAATcttcctcattatttaaatattggtttctctAGGTGCTATAATCTAAAACCCATTGTAGCAGAAACTTATAGTGGTTTACCTATTGGAGCAGGTTACTTCGCTGTAGCCGTAGCAAAGAAAAGCTCAAATGTTAATATCAACACGTTACAAGGTAAGTAATTTCCGATATtcatttcttattaaaaaaaaaagcaaggtcAAAATCTAGGGACGATGAGATAATGGTAAGATTTTTGGCTCGAGTGGCATTTAAACCCAGAACGAAAATGGATGTAAGATGGGAATTTATCTAACAGGCCTCTGGTTTTTCCAGGCAACTCCCCAAATCACAATAGAACACAACTGACATAATCAGCATTGAAAATCGTTGTCGTATGAGTCCCCAGCGACAAGAGAACGACCATTATTCTGCAGTGAAGTAAATGGATCGATCATAATTAAACGGTACTAATAACATTGTTTAACTAAATCAAAAGCAAGGGGGACCATTCAGAGTCAATACAAAAAAGtgttatgtatttgtaatttCATTCACAACTGAAATACATTATAAGAAACGACTCAAGTACCTgtctggtatttcattttattcagcCCAGGAAGATGAAAAGAACAGCTGATGCGGACGGAACTTAAGTTCAGAACCTAAAGGGTTACGACTAAATACCAAAGCTATTTTGACTGACTGACGATTCTACCTCTTCAATGAAGCATCACAGTCACAACTAATTTTATATGGAAATTGCTTATACTATGACAACAAAAATATGTCTGATCTTTAACAGATAAGGGTGACAAATTTAGACATGTTTTTGTCATATTATCAAACCTCCTCAATGCCACAATCATTTGGATCACTCGTTTCAATAGCAAGCATTGTGAAACTTGGTTCTTACAAATGATCGAAAGTAGGTGTCGTGATGCTTATGACTTTTCATATTAAAGGATATTGAGCCTGTTTCAATATTTACCGATTCCGTTACTCCACCACACTTGTCGCAATAATATCAACTATTTCTAACATTGGTACAAAGCTACATATCTTAGCAATGGGGCAAGTGAATCACATTGAGACCTAGTATTATAATGGCAGTGCTATATGCATTATACGAAcaattattttactgaccctagaAGGAAGAAGTACGAAGTTGGCTCGCGTGGCATTTAAACCCAGAGCGAAAATGGGTGTAACATGGGAATTTAtctaacaggcttctttcttccAGGCAACTCCCCAAATCACAACAAAACATAAAAAGGCTTTTCAGATGCTAACTTGAAACGGTTTCTTTTCAAGATTTCTGCGCTTTCTTTCgtgtgaaatgtttttttatatttttcaaaaattttatttcctttctctctttttccaggTAAGATATCTTGTCACACAGGTCTGAACAAAACTGCTGGTTGGTTTATTCCGATGAGTGTATTATTTACTAATAAGAACAACCAGTTAACTCAAGCTTCGAATTTTTTCAATGCAAGCTGTGTCCCTGGTGCAATAAATGGTTCAAATATGTGCAGGTTGTGCACTCCGAACTGCAAACGGAACAGTGATAATTTTTACTACGGGTACAACGGAGCAGCTAAATGCTTGATGGAGACTGAAGCTGATGTTGCCTTTGTGAAGCATAGTACATTCCTGAAGGAACTTACAAAAAGTGATTATGAATTATTGTGCGCGGATGGGTCAACGGCCGAAATCGGAGATTACGAACAATGCCATCTGGCTCAAGTTCCTCCTCATGCAATTGTTGGTAGAAACAACTTGACCGATGACCAAAtcgaagaaatatttgaaaactttgATAGCAAAAGTGATAGCACTCTATTTTCTGACAAGTTCGGTAAAAACTTGATATTTTCATCTAGTACTGAATCCCTTATTGAGATACTCAGTCACTATGAAGCCTTTTTGGGTCCGAGTTATATGAACGCTTTGCCGGATATTTCCTGTTGAGAGGTCAGTGCGGTTCAGGGCTTAAAGCAGAAATTTTggattatatttttagaataattgGTAAAATAATGACATGACACTAACGTTAACCACAGAAAATAGTAAATCTAATCTTGAcactttttttctaaaataaaatttccgATTGATTCCATCACTGCTGTTGTTTTGGTTTAATTTCTTATAAGCTACTCAAATAAtcatttaaaagatttttctaaataaatcatgagagaagaaaggaaagagggagagagagagagaaggagagaaggggagagagagaaggagagagagaggagagagagggagagagtacaGAACTTTTACTGAAAATATTCTTTCAGACCTCAATTTTTCATAAATGATTTGTACTTTGTAATCACTATCAACATTTGGAATTCTAAACTTTGATAAATTTTGTAAGATTCTAACATCGATCAGTATCTCTGGTCAAATAACGACAGGGACAATATCCCTGTATCTCGGAAGGGAAGATGGAAACGAAATCTGAATGAGATTCCCAGTATTTCGTGGCAGCAACTTGAGAGATCAAGGAAAACAATTAATCTATAGATCAAATTTTAAACATTGATTTCTGCAAACTTAACAAACACCTAGAATAGCACAGAAGaaaaaacataatatacatagtttttaaaatgtgtgtatgctcaggcatgcatacatacatgaaaaaatctgtaaaactttccagaagcttatcctttaagtatatatgagcatgtttagacaTGCAACCATAGGCATGAGAATACGTTCAtagaacaaaacatacaaatcagcacatatacgtatatacatacataaaaaagtaCCCTGCAGATGTTagtaaaatttcaatgaaggagccttagatctaggttagaaaccgactccttctctattggcaagaaatcttgaaataaaactgaataattacatacaaatatgcatacttacatacatacatacatacatactacatacatacatacgtatacctctatgtgtgtgtgtatgtatgcttatatatatatatatatatattatatatatatatatatatatatatatattgtcaataataaaagggtaaaattaattaattattaattagcaattttaccaagtagtgttcagtatgtaaaaagaccatttacggtatatttaaaacaatacgttatataattagggttcagtaaaataatttactttaccacacaccggacttttagaaatagcagccaaaaaattttagctagttcctctactataagaaaagtctcccagacaatgtatactcaaaaataattcacgcaagtatagagggaaaaataacgaaagatcacacgtacatcgattacttgagaacgttgtttctggattagttggatATAGAGATCAACATTTCCGTCATCAGCCCAAGATTTCTTTAGGTTtgaatttgagagcactaaaaatcgaacatacccgtctgatatgagtaatcCCAGACAAACCATCTTCGACCGCTAGTACTAACTAATTAAAAAAGTACGAATGAGGCTTTGTATCCTCCCTCGTCCACCCAGGAAacaatacatgtctttaagtgcTACTAATCTGTCTGTTGTTGATTATTTAGATCTTACCCTAGACCTGAACTCCATAAGTCTAATGAGaaactcgcatacatacatacatacatacatacatacatacatacatacatacatacacacacacacacacacacacacacacacacacgcgcgcgcacacacacacacacacatatatatatatgtatacatatataatcaaaataagcaagaaggaTATCCAGATGTAATGCAGCACGaccgtttcatgcgactccatttaattgagcaatgcaaatattacatcaatttatgtatgtaatgtttgcattgttcaattaaatggagtcgcatgaaacgatcgtactgcattacaactggatatctttgttgcttattttgattataatcaccttattttaaattgtatggagaataccatactaaattttggtgcctcaacttaagtaccatattcatctgaatctaaattattattattattatacacacttatacacacgcccatacacatactcacagatatatacacgtccatatgcatacacacacacgctcgcacgcacgcacgtacgtactCACTTGccgccattcacacatacacattcacacacgtcacactcacacacacaccattctcacatacacacatacgcttgcACACCTTAGTTCGTTGAGAGTCACCGTTACcgttataataataacgataataataatattaataatgataatgataataataataatataataataataataataataataataataataataataataataagaagaagaagaagaagaagaagaagaagaagaagaagaatttaccGGGGTTAAATGACAACGTATTTCTTTTCCTAAATTTCAATGAAAGAATTTGGGATTTAAGAATCCAGTTCCTTTATTGTAGGAAGAATCAAAGACACACGTTTTTATGAAACCAACTTTAAGGAGAAAAACAGTTGTCACTAAGCAGCAACCCTGAAATCATATTTGAATAAACTCAATAAATGTCAATCATAGACAAGTGTCAGGATTTCACCTACTTCAAAGTTGCTAATCTGCTTCAGAAATATTTCGTTTCAGGTCAGTAGCTAAAATGTTGACGTAATATTAACATCACTTAACATAACCTACATAACGTTATACATAATTAACTTTACCTGTAGCTTTCCCACACCTCTTATAGAGACTGTTGGTAGCATGTGGACAACGGAGACGATTGTAGTTAATTGTCAATAATAAGATCTGTGTCACCTTATGCGGACGATGTTACCGTAATAGCGTCGGTCATTAGGCACACCGAGGTGGTCGACATCGATTTTAGGGAGTACGAAGCGTTAATAGGAGCCAAAATCAATCGGGTAAAGTTGGCCAGCCTGCAACTCAGTACCAAGTCAAGCAGATCCATGCTGTTCAACAGCGCTGAAAGAAGATGAGCAGATGTGAAATTGTTCTGGGTCTGGTTTGGTTCAGATCACGAGGTAAAGATAACCTGGGACAAGGTGACAAGTAGGGCGGCTAGTCTCAACCAGAAGTGGGTCCAAAAGTAGCTATCCAAAGGCAGGAGTGGCAAACGGGACTTCATTCCGGCCAGGCTTCAGAAGCATTTGTCAAGCAAGGGCCGTTTAAACAGATCATATTACGCATTTGGTGGAATTTCGAAATGTTGTATTTTGAGCTTGCTCCAGATGGTCATTCTGTGAACGCTAACCTTTAAGCTCACAACTGCAGCTTTGAAAGTCCTCAACCCAACATTAGTCAATCAGTGTGATAATGCCCCAAATACACACTGCCGATGTGACCAAGGGCAAAACTTGAGGAACTGAGCGGGCTGGAAGTGCTGCCTTACTCTGCCTACAGTCCAGATCTTGCATCATCAGATTATCATCTTTTCCAAGCCATGACACATTTCCTGCACGGACAGAGATTCAATACTGTTCATGATGTTGAAAACAAGTGAAGGGAGATTTTGACTCTAAGCCAGCCGAATTGTATAAGAGTGAAGTTGAGCTTCCGGCACAACGACGGCAATAGACAATAGACTACGATAGGATAGATTCGGACGAATAAATGCGACAGAACATAACGAAGAAAAGATATTTCTTGAACACTTAAAACACTGAATTATTGGGACTCCATCAGGGACTTTCTACAATCAGAAATATAGCACAGATTATTGCATTATTTTCTTAGTGCACAGAAAAAAAATGAGGCTCAATACTCTTAGCTCCAGAAAGTAAAATGATTCTTCagattaaaaaaatgatttttactGGTTCAAAATAATTATTGCCAACTCTGTGAACTTTACCTCCGttgacatttatttattcatagtttATGCTCATAAAAACTGTCATATCCATGAATGCACCCTATTTACGCCGTAGTAATTGAACCGTACAAATTAATGCACGAAATAATGAGAATTAGTTTAGAAATAGAGCAGATGACGTTATTATTAAGCTGCATTATTTGCTGAATAATTACTTGTTCCCATGGTTACGTAAGAAACTCTCtggttgaataaaataaaaacaaaattgagtcatcaattaaaaattcttgctaaatatatataatttcattcagGTTGTGTTTCTAATGGAAaggttatgtttctttttctttcttttttttggttaacatttaagtaaacacacacacacacacgcacacgcacgcacgcacgcacgcgcatacacacaccacacacacacatataccactcATACTCAGAGAGACATTCGTTTGTGCAAACTTGTACgtgcaaacacaaatatattcatacatgcatatatatttgtatgtgtatatatgcgcgtgcacatatatgtatatatatatacaccaaagacCGACCTCTGGAACTACTAAAACAACATTAAAGCATCAGTTAGCGATCGTGTACACAGCTTTTCAAGGCCACGTCGTGTGTCAGAATTGCCAACAACTGTTTAATAATCTTTACAATGGTTGC
Above is a window of Octopus sinensis linkage group LG25, ASM634580v1, whole genome shotgun sequence DNA encoding:
- the LOC115224454 gene encoding serotransferrin-like isoform X1, with translation MASSGPFQLLLLIILASFAEASEPRLCVTSEKERQKCKTFQNITCVKGSSASDCLEKIAKNLADITSLDGGNIYKAGKCYNLKPIVAETYSGLPIGAGYFAVAVAKKSSNVNINTLQGKISCHTGLNKTAGWFIPMSVLFTNKNNQLTQASNFFNASCVPGAINGSNMCRLCTPNCKRNSDNFYYGYNGAAKCLMETEADVAFVKHSTFLKELTKSDYELLCADGSTAEIGDYEQCHLAQVPPHAIVGRNNLTDDQIEEIFENFDSKSDSTLFSDKFGKNLIFSSSTESLIEILSHYEAFLGPSYMNALPDISC
- the LOC115224454 gene encoding serotransferrin-like isoform X2; its protein translation is MASSGPFQLLLLIILASFAASEPRLCVTSEKERQKCKTFQNITCVKGSSASDCLEKIAKNLADITSLDGGNIYKAGKCYNLKPIVAETYSGLPIGAGYFAVAVAKKSSNVNINTLQGKISCHTGLNKTAGWFIPMSVLFTNKNNQLTQASNFFNASCVPGAINGSNMCRLCTPNCKRNSDNFYYGYNGAAKCLMETEADVAFVKHSTFLKELTKSDYELLCADGSTAEIGDYEQCHLAQVPPHAIVGRNNLTDDQIEEIFENFDSKSDSTLFSDKFGKNLIFSSSTESLIEILSHYEAFLGPSYMNALPDISC